Proteins from a genomic interval of Desulfovibrio litoralis DSM 11393:
- the rplU gene encoding 50S ribosomal protein L21 has protein sequence MYAIIETGGKQYRVEEGTKLRVEKLAVDAGSEISIDKVLMLGGGQFAVGTPYVANATVKAEVVEHGRGEKIVVFKKWRRNDSRKKQGHRQDYTTLRISSITA, from the coding sequence ATGTACGCTATTATTGAAACAGGTGGCAAGCAATACCGAGTAGAAGAAGGCACAAAATTGCGCGTTGAAAAACTCGCTGTTGATGCCGGTTCTGAAATTAGCATTGATAAAGTGCTTATGCTTGGTGGTGGGCAGTTTGCTGTAGGCACTCCTTATGTTGCGAACGCTACTGTTAAAGCAGAAGTTGTCGAACACGGTAGAGGCGAAAAGATTGTTGTGTTTAAAAAATGGCGTCGTAATGACTCTCGCAAAAAACAGGGTCATAGACAAGATTATACAACTTTACGTATTAGCAGCATCACTGCTTAA
- a CDS encoding exodeoxyribonuclease III, producing MKLVSWNVNGFRAISAKPEWEWFNSCDADIIALQETKVHPEQLDETQRNPEGFSAFWQASHVKKGYSGVAVFSRQKPLNNTFELPDAKWQGEGRLIHLEYPKFHFFNVYFPNGQQNETRLNYKLGYYDAFLEQAEKLRKDKPIVVCGDFNTAHRPIDLARPKENEGVSGFLPIERAWLDKFTACGYIDTLRQVRNDEKALYSWWSYRMKARARNVGWRIDYFFVSSELKDNIKDAWIENNVFGSDHCPVGLELDI from the coding sequence ATGAAACTTGTATCTTGGAATGTAAACGGATTTAGAGCAATCAGTGCAAAACCGGAATGGGAATGGTTTAATTCCTGCGATGCGGATATTATCGCCTTACAGGAAACCAAAGTACACCCCGAACAACTTGATGAAACGCAACGCAACCCCGAAGGATTTTCTGCTTTTTGGCAAGCCTCGCATGTAAAAAAAGGCTATTCCGGCGTTGCAGTCTTTTCACGCCAAAAACCTTTGAATAATACCTTTGAATTGCCAGACGCTAAGTGGCAAGGTGAAGGACGTTTAATTCACCTTGAATATCCAAAGTTTCATTTTTTTAATGTCTATTTTCCAAACGGTCAACAAAATGAAACTCGTTTAAATTATAAATTGGGTTATTATGATGCGTTTTTGGAACAAGCGGAAAAACTGCGTAAAGACAAGCCCATTGTGGTTTGTGGAGACTTTAACACAGCTCACCGCCCCATTGATTTAGCTCGCCCCAAAGAAAACGAAGGTGTTTCCGGATTTTTACCTATAGAGAGGGCTTGGCTCGACAAATTTACCGCCTGTGGTTATATTGATACATTAAGGCAAGTAAGAAATGATGAAAAAGCGTTATATTCTTGGTGGTCTTATCGCATGAAAGCCAGAGCCAGAAACGTTGGCTGGAGAATTGATTACTTTTTTGTATCTAGCGAATTAAAAGACAATATTAAAGATGCATGGATTGAAAACAACGTTTTTGGTTCTGACCACTGCCCTGTCGGACTTGAATTGGATATATAA
- a CDS encoding DegT/DnrJ/EryC1/StrS family aminotransferase — MIKFLDLHAVNKPYQAEIEAGIKEILDSGWYLLGKHNEEFCTNFSSYCGTKYALGVANGLDALNLIIKAYGFGGGDEIIVPANTYIASILAISQNGCTPVLVEPDPATYNINPNLIEEKITAKTKAILPVHLYGQAVEMQKLWELAEKYNLKIIEDAAQAHGAYYQDKRVGNLGDAAGFSFYPGKNLGCLGDGGAITTNDEALYLKLKALANYGSNVKYVNIYQGVNSRLDEIQAAVLNIKLKGLDADNAKRRKIATYYQKNITNPLIVTPCCMIPETHVWHVFVVRVKNRKNFMDYLEKSGVQTLVHYPIPPHKQQAYAEWNSLNLPITEQIHNEVVSLPISPVLSDDEMRTVVEVVNAYKVT; from the coding sequence TGGTATTTGTTGGGTAAGCACAACGAAGAGTTTTGTACAAATTTTTCTAGTTATTGTGGAACAAAATATGCTCTTGGGGTTGCTAACGGGTTAGATGCCTTAAATTTAATCATTAAAGCCTATGGTTTTGGTGGCGGTGATGAGATTATTGTTCCCGCAAACACTTATATTGCAAGTATTTTGGCGATATCTCAAAATGGTTGTACGCCCGTATTGGTTGAACCTGACCCCGCTACTTATAATATTAATCCAAACCTGATAGAAGAAAAGATTACGGCAAAGACCAAGGCTATCTTGCCTGTTCATCTTTATGGTCAGGCGGTTGAAATGCAAAAACTTTGGGAGCTTGCGGAAAAATATAATCTGAAAATTATTGAAGATGCCGCTCAAGCACACGGAGCATATTACCAAGATAAAAGAGTCGGCAACTTAGGCGATGCGGCGGGTTTTTCATTTTATCCGGGTAAAAATTTGGGTTGTCTCGGTGATGGGGGGGCGATTACTACAAACGACGAAGCCTTATATTTAAAACTTAAAGCTTTGGCAAATTATGGTTCAAATGTTAAATATGTTAATATTTATCAAGGTGTTAACTCAAGATTAGATGAAATTCAGGCGGCGGTTTTAAATATTAAATTAAAAGGGCTTGATGCGGATAATGCAAAAAGGCGAAAAATTGCAACATATTATCAAAAAAATATTACAAACCCCTTAATTGTAACGCCTTGTTGTATGATTCCTGAGACTCATGTTTGGCATGTGTTTGTTGTAAGAGTAAAAAACAGAAAAAACTTTATGGATTACCTGGAAAAATCAGGCGTGCAAACCCTTGTGCATTATCCTATTCCGCCGCATAAACAACAAGCTTATGCCGAGTGGAATAGTCTAAATTTGCCGATAACAGAACAAATTCACAATGAAGTGGTCTCACTGCCTATAAGTCCCGTGCTTTCAGACGATGAGATGCGAACTGTCGTTGAGGTGGTTAATGCCTATAAAGTCACCTAA
- a CDS encoding aspartate/glutamate racemase family protein: MKTIGLLGGMSWESTSVYYNIINTIVKQRLGGFHSAKCVLYSVDFHELEENFSKGDWDKNTQILTEAALNVQKGSADFLLICTNTMHKIADKIQEKLTIPIIHIADVTADNILSKNIKKVALLGTKYTMEQDFYSKIIENKGIEVVTPALKERDFINHIIFKELCLGIITETSKKLFLDLINKFRSDGVQGVILGCTEIGLLIKQADTTMPLFDTTIIHAEAAVDLALS, encoded by the coding sequence ATGAAAACTATTGGCTTATTAGGCGGCATGAGCTGGGAAAGCACCAGCGTATATTATAATATTATCAACACCATTGTAAAACAACGCTTAGGCGGTTTTCATTCTGCCAAGTGTGTTTTATACAGCGTAGATTTTCACGAACTCGAAGAAAACTTTTCAAAAGGTGATTGGGACAAAAACACCCAAATACTGACAGAAGCAGCCTTAAATGTCCAAAAGGGCAGTGCTGATTTTTTATTAATCTGCACAAATACAATGCACAAAATTGCGGATAAGATACAGGAAAAATTGACAATACCAATTATTCATATCGCCGACGTAACCGCCGATAATATCTTGTCAAAAAACATAAAAAAAGTCGCCCTACTCGGCACAAAATATACGATGGAACAAGATTTTTATTCCAAAATAATAGAAAATAAAGGAATTGAAGTTGTTACCCCTGCCTTAAAAGAGCGTGATTTTATTAATCATATAATTTTTAAAGAACTTTGTTTAGGCATAATTACAGAGACTTCAAAAAAATTATTTTTAGATTTAATCAATAAATTTAGATCAGACGGCGTCCAAGGCGTTATTCTTGGTTGCACTGAAATCGGACTTTTGATAAAACAAGCCGATACGACAATGCCGTTGTTTGATACAACGATTATTCATGCTGAAGCGGCTGTTGATCTAGCTTTAAGTTAA
- the obgE gene encoding GTPase ObgE, giving the protein MRFVDEAMISVKAGKGGKGAVSFRREKFMPKGGPDGGDGGNGGSIILKASDKLLTLYDFRLKRRYEAENGQPGQGSQCFGRKGQDLILELPVGTQIYQMTPDGEVLLADLAEKDSEVIIAQGGIGGKGNEHFKSATMRTPRFAQPGEPGEEKSLRLELKILADVGLLGLPNAGKSTLISKLSAAKPKIAAYPFTTLEPNLGVVISEYDPGERFVIADIPGLIEGAHTGYGLGHRFLKHIERNRFLVHICSIEDINYEDPWAAFELLNTELRLFDSELANKHQVEVINKIDLVSEEKLNQLKVLAEKDGRKIFFVSAKQNIGLEPLTDELWRLYKSLKPGEALVRFKEVPLYIKEPNLPEVLHTHNNGIETIYEDGVEVNWVREKY; this is encoded by the coding sequence ATGCGTTTTGTTGATGAAGCAATGATTTCGGTTAAAGCCGGAAAAGGCGGTAAAGGGGCTGTTTCTTTTCGCCGTGAAAAGTTTATGCCAAAAGGCGGGCCTGATGGTGGCGATGGCGGAAATGGTGGAAGCATTATTTTAAAAGCCTCTGATAAACTCTTAACCTTATACGACTTTCGTTTAAAAAGACGTTACGAAGCCGAAAACGGTCAACCGGGACAAGGCAGCCAGTGCTTTGGACGAAAAGGACAAGACCTAATCTTAGAGCTACCTGTTGGAACACAAATATACCAAATGACCCCTGATGGTGAAGTTTTATTAGCCGACTTAGCCGAAAAAGACTCTGAAGTGATCATTGCTCAAGGTGGTATTGGCGGAAAAGGAAACGAACACTTTAAAAGTGCAACTATGCGTACGCCTCGCTTCGCCCAACCCGGAGAACCCGGCGAAGAAAAAAGTCTTAGATTGGAACTAAAAATCTTAGCTGATGTGGGTTTATTGGGCTTACCAAACGCAGGAAAATCAACACTTATTTCTAAACTTTCAGCCGCAAAACCCAAAATTGCCGCTTATCCCTTTACGACTCTAGAGCCAAACCTAGGGGTAGTAATCAGCGAATATGATCCGGGCGAACGTTTTGTAATTGCTGATATTCCCGGATTAATCGAAGGGGCTCATACGGGCTATGGATTAGGACATAGATTTTTAAAACATATTGAACGCAATCGTTTTTTAGTCCATATTTGTAGCATTGAAGACATTAACTACGAAGACCCTTGGGCGGCGTTTGAATTGTTGAATACGGAACTAAGACTTTTTGACTCTGAACTTGCTAATAAACATCAAGTAGAAGTAATTAATAAAATTGATTTAGTTTCAGAAGAAAAACTAAACCAGCTCAAAGTCTTAGCCGAAAAAGACGGGCGTAAAATCTTTTTTGTTTCTGCTAAACAAAACATCGGTCTCGAACCTTTAACCGACGAACTTTGGCGTTTATATAAAAGCCTTAAACCCGGTGAAGCCTTGGTTCGCTTTAAAGAAGTTCCGCTTTATATTAAAGAGCCAAATTTACCGGAAGTTTTACACACTCACAACAACGGCATCGAAACAATTTATGAAGACGGTGTTGAAGTTAACTGGGTACGTGAAAAATATTAA
- a CDS encoding efflux RND transporter periplasmic adaptor subunit, which translates to MKELSISKKKIAIILSILLIIVGGVYFFSPKNEKIQILESEPIKRGTVSKMLEATGIIKPEVGAIVKIGSRTTGVIEKMLVKVGDDVKKSQLIAVIDNRELESNVHDTRAQLRVAEAELNKIKTVFPLQIAEAQANLDAAKAEYDYSKLTSERTQTLVKKKLDAIDNLDSAKQKASTSKSLVTAREATLMRLKSEFEQELAKAEANVNKAKATLETAEIRLSYSTIYSPIDGVVSDVTTQEGETIVTGLSVANLITILDPSRLEMWIYIDETDVGQIQKGMTVEFRVDSVPQKKFSGLISQIYPEPEIKDNIIYYRALVTLTPEESRHLRPEMTTHAKVLIEQKKDVLSVPNNALKWVDGKQVLFIKEKNGKITELKPELGLVGTERSELLLDLPEGTEVATKLILPKSKKD; encoded by the coding sequence ATGAAAGAACTTTCTATAAGTAAAAAAAAGATAGCCATAATCTTAAGCATTCTATTAATCATAGTTGGCGGTGTTTATTTTTTTTCGCCAAAAAATGAAAAAATACAAATCCTTGAATCTGAACCGATTAAACGTGGAACCGTTTCAAAAATGCTGGAAGCAACAGGCATAATAAAGCCTGAGGTGGGTGCTATTGTCAAAATAGGTTCAAGAACTACCGGAGTTATTGAAAAGATGTTGGTTAAAGTTGGCGATGATGTTAAAAAATCTCAACTTATCGCCGTTATTGATAATCGAGAGCTTGAATCTAACGTTCATGATACCAGAGCACAACTGCGAGTTGCCGAAGCCGAATTAAACAAAATAAAAACCGTTTTCCCTCTTCAAATCGCCGAAGCCCAAGCTAACTTAGACGCCGCTAAAGCTGAATATGATTATAGTAAGCTTACATCAGAACGCACCCAAACTTTAGTGAAAAAAAAATTAGACGCTATTGATAACCTTGATTCCGCCAAACAAAAAGCAAGCACAAGCAAAAGCCTTGTTACCGCACGAGAAGCAACCTTAATGCGTTTAAAAAGCGAATTTGAACAAGAACTTGCAAAAGCAGAAGCAAACGTTAATAAAGCCAAAGCAACTCTTGAAACCGCCGAAATACGCCTTTCATACAGCACAATTTACAGCCCGATTGACGGAGTTGTCAGCGATGTTACGACTCAAGAAGGCGAAACTATCGTTACCGGACTTTCAGTTGCAAACTTGATTACAATTCTTGATCCAAGCCGTCTTGAAATGTGGATTTATATTGACGAAACCGATGTCGGTCAAATTCAAAAAGGTATGACTGTTGAATTTAGGGTTGATTCAGTACCGCAAAAAAAATTCTCCGGATTAATCTCACAAATATATCCCGAACCTGAAATCAAAGATAATATAATTTATTATCGGGCGTTAGTTACTTTAACCCCCGAAGAATCAAGACATTTAAGACCTGAAATGACCACTCACGCCAAGGTTTTGATAGAACAAAAAAAAGACGTGTTGTCTGTTCCAAATAACGCCTTAAAATGGGTCGACGGAAAACAAGTTCTTTTTATAAAAGAAAAAAACGGAAAAATTACAGAGCTAAAACCTGAACTGGGTTTAGTCGGAACAGAACGCAGCGAATTATTGCTTGATCTTCCCGAAGGAACCGAAGTTGCGACAAAGCTTATTTTACCAAAAAGTAAAAAAGATTAA
- a CDS encoding glycosyltransferase family 2 protein, translated as MPIKSPKISLLAPTYNHEQFVGFFIESVLTQIEQDFELIIVDDYSQDNTIKEVEKFNDKRIKLIKHPYNQGINSGLNTAFKVAQGEFCVFIGTDDFLDKKHLKFTSKLLEKNPELAVLYCGMQEIDEHNQPTRQKYIRKNRSKYKILYDSFMLHNVLFSPGMVIRKKALETIMPLNQALFQFQDYSIHVELLLNFNCYLIEDILVSYRYRQDGQNACARNSATVTREQLEQTFLMDKFLKIKDLELLKSVFGEQLKKFGEPTIETIPYFLGRLALTSNDYSKKAWGYQTILKFIQDGKLDLLNKLYGLQFKDVLRLAESFDQPIKDN; from the coding sequence ATGCCTATAAAGTCACCTAAAATCTCTTTATTGGCTCCGACTTATAACCATGAACAATTTGTCGGATTTTTTATTGAGAGTGTTTTAACGCAAATAGAACAAGATTTTGAATTAATTATTGTTGATGATTATTCACAAGATAATACCATAAAAGAAGTCGAAAAATTTAACGACAAGCGTATAAAACTTATAAAACACCCTTACAATCAAGGTATAAACAGCGGTTTAAACACAGCTTTTAAAGTAGCACAGGGTGAATTTTGTGTTTTTATCGGAACTGATGATTTTTTAGATAAAAAACATTTAAAATTTACTTCAAAGTTGTTGGAAAAAAATCCTGAATTAGCTGTGTTATATTGCGGCATGCAGGAAATTGACGAACATAATCAGCCGACCAGACAAAAATATATACGCAAAAATCGCTCTAAGTATAAAATATTATATGATAGTTTTATGTTGCATAATGTATTGTTTTCTCCCGGCATGGTGATTAGAAAGAAAGCCTTGGAAACAATTATGCCGTTAAACCAGGCGTTGTTTCAATTTCAAGATTACAGTATTCATGTTGAATTATTGTTAAATTTTAACTGCTATCTTATTGAAGATATTTTAGTTTCTTATCGTTATAGACAAGACGGGCAAAATGCTTGTGCAAGAAATAGTGCGACTGTTACCAGAGAACAACTCGAACAAACGTTTTTAATGGATAAGTTTTTGAAAATTAAAGACTTAGAACTGTTAAAGTCTGTTTTTGGAGAACAGCTCAAAAAATTTGGTGAGCCAACGATAGAAACAATACCATATTTTTTAGGAAGACTGGCTTTAACTAGCAATGATTATTCTAAAAAAGCTTGGGGTTATCAAACTATTTTAAAATTTATTCAAGACGGTAAACTTGATTTGCTCAATAAGCTTTATGGTCTTCAATTTAAAGATGTTTTACGGTTAGCAGAGTCGTTTGATCAACCTATTAAGGATAATTAA
- the rpmA gene encoding 50S ribosomal protein L27, translating to MATKKAGGSSRNGRDSQGQRRGVKRFGGQAVISGNILVRQVGTKIHPGQNVGMGRDFTLFATVDGVVKFEKYYRKNKELVRVHVVANA from the coding sequence ATGGCAACAAAAAAAGCTGGCGGGAGTTCTCGTAACGGTCGCGATAGTCAGGGGCAAAGACGTGGCGTTAAACGCTTTGGCGGACAAGCCGTAATCTCAGGGAATATCCTTGTACGTCAGGTTGGAACTAAAATTCACCCCGGTCAAAACGTAGGAATGGGACGTGATTTTACTCTTTTCGCTACTGTTGACGGCGTTGTAAAATTTGAAAAATATTATCGCAAAAATAAAGAACTCGTAAGAGTACACGTAGTCGCTAATGCTTAA